Proteins co-encoded in one Acidobacteriota bacterium genomic window:
- a CDS encoding class I SAM-dependent methyltransferase: MTEKQADFDWIARPYRALEYLTLGRMLERTREHFLPQLKACRNALVLGDGDGRFLAKLLRANPQLHATAVDTSATMLALLSKRCNPYSNRFRILQADARQALPKADEPYDLVAAHFFLDCLTQDELLDLVQRAKPLLAPRALYVVSDLRVPEGRLRLPAWLYVRGLYLCFRILTGLRTTRLPDHTTAMSDAGFVCVDRQLLLAGMLITEVWQNGADGAP; this comes from the coding sequence ATGACAGAAAAACAGGCAGATTTCGACTGGATCGCACGACCGTACCGCGCGCTCGAATATCTCACTCTTGGGCGCATGCTGGAACGCACACGCGAGCACTTTCTTCCGCAGCTCAAAGCCTGCCGCAATGCGTTGGTCCTGGGCGATGGCGATGGACGTTTTTTGGCCAAGCTGCTCCGCGCCAATCCGCAGTTGCATGCCACTGCTGTCGATACCAGCGCCACCATGCTCGCGCTCCTCAGCAAGAGGTGCAACCCCTACAGCAACAGATTCCGGATACTGCAAGCCGATGCCCGGCAGGCACTTCCCAAAGCAGACGAACCATACGATTTGGTAGCAGCACATTTTTTTCTCGACTGTCTGACGCAGGATGAGCTTCTCGATCTTGTGCAACGCGCGAAGCCTCTGCTTGCCCCCCGTGCGCTATATGTTGTCTCAGACCTCAGGGTTCCTGAAGGCCGTCTGCGGCTGCCCGCATGGCTCTACGTTCGGGGACTCTACCTGTGCTTTCGCATCCTGACCGGACTGAGAACGACGCGGTTGCCCGACCATACAACAGCCATGAGCGATGCGGGCTTCGTGTGTGTGGACAGGCAACTCCTGCTTGCTGGAATGCTGATCACCGAGGTGTGGCAGAATGGCGCAGACGGGGCTCCATAG
- a CDS encoding DUF1957 domain-containing protein — MGGRLSATHISTGERYSSSEQSKQSHRPKRLEVLVLTKASLNAAKRPSGYLTFTLHAHLPYVVNHGTWPHGMEWLHEAAAETYLPLLRVLGNLERDGIRFQCNLNLSPILLEQLSHPVFITEFPKYLTRKIVAAREDEAYFLQAGEAHLAETARFWHRFFSQALEDFRALDGNIIAGFRHFNDIGLIDIITCGATHGFMPLLGTDESVRAQIRTAVKTHIRHIGKHPRGIWAPECGYRPAGFWSYPVPFADGGKAPGFDRIGVEQALSESDIEFFFVDTHLVEEGNRVPSPYELLNGAVPTDEQTIAMTHTGHRSLYQPYYVDGPYDKRYATTIFPRDPRTGVQVWSGDSGYPGDGVYLDFHKKRWPGGHRYWRVTGSKVDMGDKQPYYPQEAAERVKSHASHFVHLVYEALKSGFNDAIPPILCSPFDAELFGHWWFEGALWLEAIARTLHQYDTGIQLISCSEYLDLYPRAGFIALQEGSWGAGGHNEVWMNPDTSWTYTYIYPAELYTREVATAGAWLESALGTRIVKQLCRELLLLESSDWQFLITTGAARDYAEARFTTHKDQFNEVKAIWQAFEANGQLSPGEEERLIEIERRDNVFPDIDPRLWAAGAKQTREAAPSQSAVAANPTLTTSGL; from the coding sequence ATGGGTGGTAGACTCTCAGCCACGCACATCTCAACAGGCGAACGATATAGCAGTTCGGAGCAGTCCAAGCAGTCTCACCGGCCGAAACGGCTTGAGGTGTTGGTTTTGACCAAAGCATCATTGAACGCGGCAAAACGCCCATCTGGATATCTGACATTCACGCTGCACGCGCATCTGCCTTATGTCGTGAATCACGGAACGTGGCCGCATGGGATGGAATGGCTGCATGAGGCAGCCGCCGAGACCTATCTGCCGCTGCTGCGCGTGCTGGGAAATCTGGAACGCGACGGGATCCGTTTCCAGTGCAATCTGAATCTCTCTCCCATTCTGCTGGAACAACTCTCGCACCCAGTCTTTATCACGGAGTTCCCAAAGTATCTGACACGCAAGATCGTCGCCGCACGCGAGGATGAAGCCTACTTCCTGCAAGCTGGCGAAGCGCATCTTGCGGAGACGGCACGCTTCTGGCACCGCTTTTTTTCTCAGGCGCTTGAGGACTTCCGCGCCCTTGACGGCAACATCATCGCAGGGTTCCGTCACTTCAATGACATTGGACTGATTGACATCATCACCTGCGGGGCGACGCATGGGTTCATGCCCCTGCTCGGGACAGACGAGAGCGTACGCGCACAGATTCGCACCGCAGTGAAGACCCACATACGCCACATCGGCAAGCACCCTCGGGGCATCTGGGCACCGGAGTGCGGCTATCGTCCAGCAGGCTTCTGGAGTTACCCGGTGCCATTCGCAGACGGCGGCAAGGCCCCTGGGTTCGACCGCATCGGCGTGGAGCAGGCGCTGTCGGAGTCCGACATCGAGTTCTTCTTCGTCGACACGCACCTGGTTGAAGAAGGCAATCGCGTCCCTTCACCTTACGAACTGCTGAACGGGGCCGTGCCGACCGATGAGCAGACGATCGCCATGACGCATACCGGCCATCGTTCTCTGTACCAGCCCTACTACGTCGACGGGCCTTACGATAAGCGATACGCAACGACGATCTTTCCGCGCGATCCGCGCACCGGCGTCCAGGTCTGGTCGGGGGACTCAGGCTATCCGGGCGATGGCGTTTACCTGGACTTCCACAAGAAGCGCTGGCCAGGAGGTCATCGCTACTGGCGCGTCACCGGTTCAAAGGTAGACATGGGTGACAAGCAGCCCTACTACCCGCAGGAGGCTGCGGAGCGCGTCAAATCGCACGCATCGCACTTCGTTCATCTTGTCTACGAGGCATTGAAGTCGGGCTTCAACGATGCCATTCCGCCAATCCTCTGCTCGCCGTTCGATGCCGAGTTGTTTGGTCACTGGTGGTTTGAAGGGGCCCTTTGGCTGGAGGCGATCGCGCGGACACTGCACCAGTATGACACCGGCATTCAACTGATCTCATGCAGCGAGTATCTGGATCTCTATCCTCGAGCAGGCTTTATTGCTCTGCAGGAAGGATCATGGGGAGCGGGAGGTCACAACGAGGTCTGGATGAATCCGGACACAAGCTGGACCTACACCTACATCTACCCTGCCGAGCTGTACACGCGCGAAGTTGCAACTGCAGGAGCATGGCTGGAGTCGGCCCTGGGGACACGCATCGTGAAGCAGCTTTGCCGCGAGTTACTGTTGCTGGAGTCTTCGGACTGGCAGTTCCTGATTACGACTGGAGCGGCCCGCGATTATGCAGAGGCACGCTTCACGACCCATAAGGACCAGTTCAACGAGGTCAAGGCCATCTGGCAGGCGTTTGAAGCGAATGGCCAGCTATCACCGGGCGAAGAAGAGCGGCTGATCGAGATCGAGAGGCGAGACAATGTCTTCCCCGACATTGATCCGCGTTTGTGGGCTGCTGGCGCGAAACAGACGCGCGAAGCAGCTCCATCGCAGTCGGCCGTCGCGGCAAATCCTACGCTGACAACTTCGGGCCTGTAG
- a CDS encoding BON domain-containing protein, with protein sequence MTIQVTSPIRTLAAISALSLALSTAGCKSSSAPATDDATLATAVHSRLAGDGALSSEQIQSSVDNGIVTLNGTVSNEAARSLAASDVAQVTGIKTVVNNLTVAAPAPAAAAVAPTPAPAPEPAVAKAAKKPAPKPVAAPRPAPIERPSVAQTAPAPAPAPAPVAAPAPPPPPAFKTVTIPAGTTIPIRITQTLDSATTQQGQSFSGTLATDVMADGLVAIRQGTGVTGRVSAVQEAAHYKGNSLLTVELVSINRNGDSLAVSTQPYSVEGKGRGKNTAAKVGGGAAIGAIIGAIAGGGKGAAIGSAAGAGVGAGANTVTRGEQVRIPSESLVNFQLTNTVTVRVSTANTLSTTGAHGSGRRPMNPPDSTDQPQ encoded by the coding sequence ATGACTATTCAGGTGACATCCCCAATACGTACGCTCGCAGCTATATCAGCCCTGTCGCTTGCGCTCAGCACAGCGGGCTGCAAAAGTTCTTCAGCCCCGGCTACGGATGACGCTACTCTCGCCACCGCAGTGCATAGCCGCCTGGCAGGCGACGGTGCACTGAGCTCAGAGCAGATCCAAAGCTCGGTCGACAACGGAATCGTAACCTTGAACGGAACCGTCAGCAACGAAGCAGCGCGGTCTTTGGCCGCATCGGACGTAGCCCAGGTAACAGGCATCAAGACGGTCGTGAATAACCTGACCGTTGCGGCACCTGCGCCCGCAGCAGCTGCGGTTGCGCCAACACCAGCACCCGCCCCGGAGCCGGCAGTGGCGAAGGCCGCAAAGAAACCCGCCCCGAAGCCGGTTGCTGCCCCCAGACCGGCACCGATCGAAAGACCTTCCGTTGCACAGACTGCTCCTGCCCCGGCCCCCGCGCCAGCTCCCGTAGCTGCTCCCGCGCCTCCGCCGCCACCGGCTTTCAAGACGGTGACCATTCCCGCAGGTACTACCATCCCAATACGCATCACGCAGACGCTTGATAGCGCGACGACGCAGCAGGGGCAATCGTTCTCAGGAACGCTCGCCACCGATGTCATGGCAGACGGCCTGGTAGCCATTCGCCAGGGTACTGGCGTTACGGGCCGCGTTTCGGCTGTGCAAGAGGCTGCACACTATAAAGGCAACTCTCTGCTGACGGTTGAGCTGGTGAGCATCAACCGCAATGGCGATTCGCTCGCCGTAAGCACGCAACCCTACAGCGTCGAAGGAAAGGGACGCGGCAAGAACACGGCAGCCAAGGTCGGCGGCGGAGCGGCGATCGGCGCGATTATCGGCGCTATTGCTGGCGGCGGCAAGGGCGCAGCCATTGGCTCGGCTGCCGGAGCAGGCGTCGGAGCCGGTGCCAATACCGTCACGCGCGGCGAACAGGTAAGAATTCCGTCAGAGAGCCTGGTGAACTTCCAGCTCACGAACACTGTTACGGTTCGGGTCTCCACCGCAAACACGTTGAGCACGACTGGGGCCCACGGCAGCGGCCGCCGGCCTATGAACCCACCCGATTCCACCGATCAGCCACAGTAA
- a CDS encoding YtxH domain-containing protein, which translates to MADNDNGASGLGWFLAGLGLGALVGVLYAPKSGKETREDLKASAQDAKERASVLAQQGRERASEYATQGREHLNDYIDRGREYYDRGRTQWSQYVEKGKGLVQDQQSKISSAIDAGKQAYTSATQETSS; encoded by the coding sequence ATGGCTGATAACGACAACGGAGCAAGCGGACTGGGATGGTTCCTCGCAGGGCTGGGGCTTGGTGCGCTGGTAGGCGTTCTGTATGCGCCCAAGTCCGGAAAAGAGACGCGTGAAGACCTGAAAGCCAGTGCTCAGGACGCCAAAGAGAGGGCCTCTGTGCTCGCGCAGCAAGGCCGTGAACGCGCCTCCGAGTATGCCACGCAGGGCCGTGAACATCTCAATGACTACATTGATCGCGGGCGCGAGTACTACGACCGCGGCCGGACACAGTGGTCGCAGTATGTCGAAAAGGGCAAAGGCCTTGTTCAAGACCAGCAGAGCAAAATTTCCTCCGCGATCGACGCCGGCAAGCAGGCCTATACCAGCGCAACGCAGGAGACATCTTCGTAG
- the mnmA gene encoding tRNA 2-thiouridine(34) synthase MnmA, giving the protein MAADSTNTIAVAMSGGVDSSTVAAMLRTEGQNVVGLTLQLWNQRRLAGHDGMPEAVQGRCCSIDDVYDARAVAEQLGIPYYVVNQQERFEADVVRPFVNEYLAGRTPIPCTLCNNHLKFDQLLLTARQIGAERIATGHYARNRYDEARGRWILSRPEDKSKDQTYFLFGLTQEQLSRTLFPLGEMQKPQVRERAAEAGLALAQKPDSQEICFIPGGDYSVFLKAYLEEQNEPMPDLSGELVSTTGEVIGHHEGIHSFTVGQRKGLGISSPNPLYVLAIHPDSHQVTVGPDEGLMSRELTADRLNWISVPGLAEGEELRVTIKIRHRHVPAVATLTGARDRVHAMFDEPQRAITPGQAAVFYQDDEVVGGGWIV; this is encoded by the coding sequence ATGGCGGCCGATTCGACCAACACGATTGCTGTAGCCATGTCCGGCGGGGTCGACTCCTCGACGGTGGCGGCGATGCTGCGCACCGAAGGACAGAACGTGGTCGGGTTGACGCTCCAGTTGTGGAACCAGCGGCGCCTGGCCGGGCACGACGGAATGCCTGAGGCTGTACAGGGGCGCTGTTGTTCGATCGACGATGTTTACGACGCTCGGGCGGTCGCGGAACAGCTTGGAATCCCCTACTACGTCGTCAACCAGCAGGAGCGGTTCGAGGCCGATGTAGTACGACCCTTCGTGAACGAATATCTTGCCGGTCGGACCCCCATTCCCTGCACGCTGTGCAATAACCATCTGAAATTCGACCAGTTGCTGCTGACAGCACGGCAGATCGGGGCGGAACGCATCGCAACAGGCCACTACGCCCGCAACCGCTACGACGAGGCACGCGGGCGGTGGATTCTCTCTCGGCCTGAAGACAAGTCGAAGGACCAGACATACTTTCTATTTGGACTGACGCAGGAGCAACTGTCGCGCACATTGTTTCCGCTGGGCGAGATGCAGAAGCCCCAGGTGCGCGAGCGCGCTGCCGAGGCCGGGCTTGCGCTTGCGCAAAAGCCCGATTCACAGGAGATATGCTTTATCCCTGGCGGAGACTACAGCGTATTTCTGAAGGCTTACCTCGAAGAGCAGAATGAACCGATGCCCGATCTTTCAGGAGAGCTTGTCTCAACGACTGGCGAGGTGATCGGGCACCACGAGGGTATCCATAGCTTTACGGTCGGACAGCGCAAGGGGCTGGGTATCAGCTCACCGAATCCGCTTTACGTGCTGGCGATTCACCCCGACTCGCACCAGGTGACGGTAGGGCCGGATGAGGGCCTGATGTCGCGCGAACTGACGGCCGACCGGCTGAACTGGATCTCGGTGCCAGGACTGGCTGAGGGTGAAGAACTTCGCGTGACCATCAAGATTCGCCACCGGCACGTCCCTGCCGTTGCGACGCTGACAGGCGCAAGAGATCGGGTTCACGCTATGTTCGACGAGCCGCAGCGAGCGATTACGCCCGGACAGGCGGCCGTCTTCTACCAGGACGACGAGGTCGTCGGTGGTGGATGGATCGTTTAG
- a CDS encoding NAD(P)H-hydrate dehydratase, whose amino-acid sequence MKILTSAEMGAADRRTAEEAGTPLSALMEAAGAAVAAFCRRQYPAARRIVALCGKGNNGGDGVVAARLLLQAGLDVRVVLLGKASEVKGDTATALSRLRAEAPYTLLLEIEDEKALTGVFKDKDGVDLLIDAVVGTGFRRPLRGLPEAARSIVNTLDAPVVAVDLPSGWNADSMEQSDEGAYRADAVVTFTAPKLAHVFGYLTAGPVVVAPIGSPDSVVCSDNNLNWTGSSKAIAEKPRGPNSNKGRFGHVLVVGGSYGTAGAPAMSSVAALRTGAGLVTAAVPKSIVNLVAGIAPELMVRPLEEGPDGAIALADLDGARLDALLERITVLAVGPGLSQRGDAKSVARELLAKTKLPLVLDADGLNALDGCSDLLDGAGRTLVLTPHPGEMARLTGLTVKAVEADRIGLARRFATEHKLTLVLKGWRTLVAHPDGRIAVNTSGNPSMSKGGSGDILTGIVAAMLAQYSGDVSSAVEAAVYLHGLAGDFAARAMDEHTVLATDTVAHLSDAFRYRVCDEDGLTWLCGLR is encoded by the coding sequence ATGAAGATTCTTACATCGGCGGAGATGGGAGCGGCTGACCGGCGCACCGCGGAGGAGGCAGGCACACCGCTCAGCGCGCTGATGGAAGCGGCCGGAGCGGCCGTAGCCGCGTTCTGCCGCAGGCAATATCCCGCAGCGAGGCGCATCGTCGCGCTGTGCGGCAAGGGAAACAACGGCGGCGATGGCGTCGTGGCGGCCCGTCTGCTTTTGCAGGCAGGTCTCGATGTTCGCGTTGTCCTTCTCGGCAAAGCCAGTGAAGTAAAAGGCGATACGGCTACGGCGCTCTCCCGCTTGAGAGCCGAAGCCCCATACACTCTTTTGCTTGAGATAGAGGATGAGAAGGCTCTGACCGGGGTCTTCAAGGATAAAGATGGCGTCGATCTTCTCATTGATGCGGTTGTGGGAACAGGCTTTCGTCGGCCACTGCGTGGGCTTCCTGAAGCTGCACGTTCAATCGTGAACACGCTCGATGCTCCTGTGGTCGCTGTTGACCTGCCAAGCGGGTGGAATGCCGACTCGATGGAGCAGAGCGACGAAGGAGCATACCGCGCCGATGCGGTGGTCACCTTCACTGCGCCGAAGCTCGCGCACGTCTTCGGCTATCTGACGGCGGGGCCAGTCGTCGTGGCTCCCATTGGATCTCCCGATTCTGTCGTGTGCTCCGACAACAACCTGAACTGGACAGGTTCGTCGAAAGCAATTGCAGAAAAGCCCCGCGGCCCCAATTCGAACAAGGGCAGGTTCGGCCACGTTCTGGTTGTGGGAGGAAGCTATGGCACGGCGGGAGCCCCCGCAATGTCCTCCGTTGCCGCTCTGCGTACCGGAGCCGGTCTCGTAACGGCGGCGGTGCCGAAGTCGATCGTCAACCTGGTCGCGGGTATTGCGCCTGAGCTGATGGTCAGGCCGCTGGAGGAAGGGCCAGATGGCGCAATTGCTCTGGCAGACCTCGATGGCGCGAGACTGGATGCTCTGCTCGAACGCATAACCGTGCTGGCGGTTGGGCCCGGCCTCTCGCAGCGTGGAGACGCGAAATCTGTTGCGCGCGAGCTTCTGGCGAAGACGAAGCTGCCGCTCGTGCTCGATGCCGACGGACTGAATGCCCTCGATGGCTGTTCCGATCTGTTGGACGGAGCAGGCAGGACGCTGGTCCTTACGCCGCATCCCGGCGAGATGGCACGCCTTACCGGCCTGACAGTTAAAGCAGTGGAGGCTGACCGCATCGGTCTCGCGCGAAGGTTCGCTACAGAACATAAACTCACCCTGGTGCTCAAGGGATGGCGGACCCTGGTGGCACACCCCGATGGACGCATCGCGGTAAACACCAGCGGTAACCCATCGATGTCCAAGGGAGGGAGCGGCGACATTCTTACCGGCATTGTGGCTGCGATGCTCGCGCAATACTCCGGCGATGTCTCCTCTGCGGTTGAGGCCGCGGTCTATCTTCACGGCCTTGCGGGAGACTTCGCTGCGCGCGCGATGGATGAGCACACCGTTTTGGCAACGGACACGGTCGCGCATCTCTCTGATGCCTTCCGTTATCGCGTGTGCGATGAGGACGGCCTGACGTGGCTATGCGGATTGAGATGA
- the tsaE gene encoding tRNA (adenosine(37)-N6)-threonylcarbamoyltransferase complex ATPase subunit type 1 TsaE yields MTEGEPLTKFTREKRFRTRSVAGTLALGERMTEILLPTPKLVVLRGEVGAGKTTLVKGIAAALGAAGEEDVTSPTFTLVHEYVGPKVKLYHLDLYRLETERELASLGVDEMASEANALVLVEWGERFESIATRADAEIAMEHGEGEERSMMVRWR; encoded by the coding sequence ATGACAGAAGGAGAACCGTTGACGAAGTTTACGAGAGAGAAGAGATTCAGGACACGCAGCGTCGCAGGCACGCTCGCGCTGGGCGAGAGGATGACGGAGATTCTGCTGCCAACGCCGAAGCTGGTCGTGCTCCGCGGCGAAGTCGGAGCCGGAAAGACGACGCTGGTAAAGGGAATCGCTGCTGCCCTGGGGGCCGCAGGCGAAGAAGATGTCACCAGTCCGACCTTCACCCTTGTCCATGAGTACGTTGGACCGAAGGTGAAGCTTTATCATCTCGACCTCTATCGCCTCGAAACAGAACGGGAACTGGCATCTTTGGGCGTCGACGAGATGGCGTCAGAAGCCAATGCGCTGGTGCTGGTGGAGTGGGGTGAGCGCTTCGAGAGTATTGCAACGCGCGCCGACGCCGAGATCGCCATGGAACATGGCGAGGGCGAGGAGCGCTCGATGATGGTTCGCTGGCGCTAA
- a CDS encoding redoxin domain-containing protein: protein MSKRRLFLLPVLLLAVSLSCVAATPGIGQYAPDFTLSTPGGEQVTLSSLNASGSVVLIVLRGYPGYQCPFSQLQFQSYQQSAAQFAALGAQVLFVYPGADSKNLVEDARQMIGNTSLPSNVRVLLDPDYHFTNQYGLRWNDANQTAYPSTFLLTKGGFVIYAHTGRTSSDQTPPADALAVLTANTHSQKN from the coding sequence ATGAGCAAGCGCAGATTGTTTCTCCTCCCCGTACTTCTGCTCGCTGTCTCGCTTTCCTGCGTCGCTGCGACTCCCGGCATCGGTCAGTATGCCCCGGACTTCACCCTTTCAACCCCCGGCGGTGAGCAGGTGACGCTCTCCTCGCTAAATGCATCCGGCAGCGTCGTCCTGATCGTCCTCCGCGGCTACCCGGGCTACCAATGCCCGTTCTCTCAGCTCCAGTTCCAGAGCTATCAACAAAGCGCCGCGCAGTTTGCCGCGCTCGGAGCGCAGGTACTGTTTGTCTATCCCGGTGCCGACAGCAAGAACCTGGTCGAAGATGCCCGTCAGATGATCGGCAACACTTCCCTGCCGTCCAACGTTCGCGTCCTGCTGGATCCTGACTACCACTTCACGAACCAGTACGGTCTGCGGTGGAACGACGCCAACCAGACGGCGTATCCAAGCACCTTTCTGCTTACCAAGGGTGGCTTTGTGATCTACGCCCATACCGGACGCACGTCGAGCGACCAAACGCCCCCGGCAGATGCGCTCGCCGTCCTCACGGCCAACACCCACTCCCAGAAAAATTAG
- a CDS encoding class I SAM-dependent methyltransferase: MLKATATPIHPFDQIHGTDTSGLVPAKDLVTGHENDEHVTAYYGVAPSILRTLVERWLATAPPHHITDYIFLDIGAGKGRAAMLASEFPFRKVIGVELNAAMASIAQANVDTWARTHTGDPTAPAVAPIQIVHEDALSFDLPSTPALVFLFHPFEAPVLKAFLRRIESAFAKRPGTLDVLYVNAEHTATFDRHPAFTLLWQGPVPMTPEDHAADLEAIAQQEEYGSTGDELCAIYRYTGRGDVR; this comes from the coding sequence CTGCTCAAGGCGACGGCAACGCCGATCCACCCCTTCGACCAGATTCACGGCACCGACACCAGCGGCCTGGTTCCAGCAAAGGACCTGGTCACTGGCCACGAAAACGACGAGCACGTTACTGCGTACTACGGCGTTGCTCCTTCCATCCTGCGCACTCTGGTCGAGCGCTGGCTTGCGACTGCCCCACCGCATCACATCACCGACTACATCTTTCTCGACATTGGAGCAGGCAAGGGCCGCGCCGCCATGCTGGCCAGCGAGTTTCCCTTCCGCAAGGTCATCGGCGTAGAACTAAACGCGGCCATGGCCTCTATTGCGCAAGCAAATGTCGATACATGGGCGCGCACTCACACAGGCGATCCGACTGCCCCGGCCGTTGCCCCGATCCAGATCGTACATGAGGATGCACTTAGCTTTGATCTTCCCTCGACCCCGGCACTGGTCTTTCTCTTTCATCCGTTCGAAGCACCCGTGCTCAAAGCCTTCCTCCGCCGCATCGAGTCGGCCTTCGCCAAACGGCCCGGCACGCTGGATGTGCTCTACGTCAACGCGGAGCATACTGCCACATTCGACCGCCACCCTGCGTTCACGCTCCTGTGGCAAGGCCCCGTGCCGATGACTCCCGAAGACCACGCTGCCGATCTTGAGGCGATCGCCCAGCAGGAAGAATATGGTTCGACCGGCGACGAACTCTGCGCGATCTATCGTTACACGGGCCGCGGCGACGTTAGGTAA
- a CDS encoding metal-sulfur cluster assembly factor, with the protein MLTEADILTALRDCYDPALPCNIVDLGLVRAVSVIRDPEAPGAGIPGVPQKHRIRVELTLTSPTDETAAQVTAQIRNRLAGLEAAGDTEVVVLTEPAWTPQQITPAGRRILGLEGNPNLVQIR; encoded by the coding sequence ATGCTCACCGAAGCCGACATACTTACTGCTCTCAGAGACTGCTACGATCCAGCGCTCCCCTGCAACATCGTCGACCTGGGACTCGTCCGGGCCGTCTCAGTCATTCGCGATCCCGAAGCCCCCGGTGCGGGAATTCCAGGCGTTCCACAAAAACACCGCATCCGCGTAGAGCTTACCCTTACCAGCCCGACCGACGAAACCGCGGCTCAGGTGACCGCACAGATTCGCAACCGTCTGGCGGGGTTGGAGGCGGCAGGCGACACAGAGGTCGTCGTGCTCACTGAGCCTGCATGGACGCCGCAGCAGATTACCCCTGCTGGCCGCCGCATCCTCGGTCTCGAAGGCAACCCCAACCTGGTCCAGATCCGCTAG
- a CDS encoding polyprenyl synthetase family protein, with amino-acid sequence MNVSVQNLLRTGVEVIDAALERLLPSPDTAPHSIHRAMRHSIFAGGKRLRPILAMEAARMTSGTGEVPVGAADLGSALEMIHTYSLIHDDLPALDNDDLRRGKPTCHVVFGEAIAILAGDALQTLAFQTLAALSTPPSTTVSIVREISLAIGTGVGANSPLPPGMIGGQVVDIESEGKQPTAELVEAIHRAKTGALITTSIVSGGIYGLAHIDHDFHADTIGRLRTFGEKAGLAFQIVDDVLDMTQSSEELGKTAGKDTASIKATWPAVYGIDRSIKDAEDLISDAFAALEPFDKAADPLKALASYLVERKH; translated from the coding sequence ATGAACGTCTCAGTCCAGAATCTGCTCCGCACCGGCGTCGAAGTTATCGACGCGGCTCTCGAACGCCTTCTCCCGTCTCCTGATACCGCACCGCATTCGATCCATCGCGCCATGCGTCACAGCATCTTTGCGGGCGGTAAGCGCTTGCGCCCCATTCTCGCAATGGAGGCGGCACGGATGACCTCAGGCACAGGCGAGGTTCCTGTTGGAGCGGCCGACCTCGGCTCCGCGCTCGAGATGATCCATACCTACTCGCTCATCCACGACGATCTTCCCGCGCTCGACAACGACGATTTGCGCCGCGGCAAGCCTACCTGCCACGTCGTCTTCGGAGAAGCCATCGCCATCCTCGCGGGTGACGCTCTACAGACGCTCGCCTTCCAGACTCTCGCCGCACTGTCCACACCGCCTTCCACTACCGTCTCCATCGTGCGTGAGATATCCCTCGCCATCGGCACAGGTGTCGGCGCCAACAGCCCGCTGCCTCCGGGCATGATCGGCGGCCAAGTCGTCGATATCGAGTCCGAGGGGAAGCAACCGACCGCCGAGTTGGTCGAAGCCATCCACCGCGCCAAGACCGGAGCGCTCATCACGACTTCAATCGTCTCCGGGGGCATCTATGGATTGGCTCACATCGACCACGACTTCCACGCCGACACCATCGGCCGCCTGCGCACCTTCGGCGAAAAAGCAGGGCTCGCCTTCCAAATCGTCGACGATGTTCTCGACATGACGCAAAGCTCGGAAGAACTGGGCAAGACCGCCGGCAAGGACACGGCCAGCATCAAGGCCACATGGCCCGCCGTCTACGGCATCGACCGCTCCATCAAGGACGCCGAGGATCTGATCTCCGATGCCTTTGCCGCGCTGGAGCCCTTCGACAAAGCCGCCGACCCACTCAAGGCGCTTGCCAGCTATCTGGTCGAACGCAAGCACTGA